The nucleotide sequence CACTCTGTACAACAAACATGTTGTTTGTTACATTCTGGATTTGCACAGTTCACGTAGCGATCTTCTGTTTTTCCGCAATAATAACATGTAGCAATAACTACATCTTCATCTGTGCGGTTTACCGGAACTGAGATACGCTCATCAAATACGTAGAGTTTTCCATCCCAAAGCTTCCCTTGAACTTCGTCGTCTTTACCGTAAGTTACGATTCCGCCTTCAAGCTGTGATACATCCTGAAACCCTTCTTGTAGAAGAAAGCCTGAGAACTTTTCACAGCGGATACCACCTGTACAGTACGTTAAAACTTTTTTATCTTTAAATTGGCTTATGTTTTCGCGGACCCATTTAGGGAAATCTCTAGATGCTTTAACATCTGGACGAATCGCACCGCGAAAGTGCCCAATTTCATATTCATAATCATTACGTCCGTCAATTACAATAACATCTTCGTCCTGTAACGCTTCGTAAAATTCTCTTGGAGATAAACGTTTACCAGATAATTGGTTTGGATCTACGTCTTCTTCAAAACGCCAAGTTACAAGTTCCTGTTTATGACGAACAAACATTTTTTTAAATGCATGTTGTTCAATATCATCTATTTTAAAAACAATATCTTCAAATCGCGGATCTGCTTTAAGGTGATCCATGTAGATTTGAGTTTGTTCATACGTACCTGACACTGTTCCGTTTATACCCTCAGGTGCTACAATAATTCTTCCTAGAAGACCTAAGTCCTTACAAAACTTTAAATGTTCATCTTTAAAGCTTTCTGGATCATCGATCGGAACATACTTGTAATACAATAGTACTCTCATTTTTTCTGACACAATTATTCACCAACCTGCAACGTTAGTTTATTTTTTGCGACGCCAAATAAAAAACCACCGGTCCCAATAGCCATCCCCGTGGTGAGTACCGGAACTAACCGATAATCAATATATTCAATTGGAAGTGGCGCGCCCACCAGGATTCGAACCCAGAATACGAGAGCCGAAATCTCGTGTGATATCCATTTCACTATAGGCGCTAATTTACGTCACGAATAATATCATAAACAATTTCTTAAAATAATACAAGTGTTTTTTACATCAATTAAATAACTGTTCCTTAATTTACCAAATGACGAGAATCTTCAGAGCTTTCATAGATCGTGATGACAGGTTCTTCAGGATGCCATTTGAATACACCTTTTTTCCCATTTAAGATAGCTGGGAAATGCAGCGTGGAAGAAAATGCATCTTCAAACCACACGCCGTGAGACAATATATTAGAAATAAACATTTCTGCTTCAAGTTCCATGAATTGAATTCGCTTTTCCCAAGCTGCTTTTTCTTCAGCATTTAACTGAGGTTCAACTTGTTGAAATGATTCGTACCAAAGATCAAACTCTCTTTGTAAATTATGGAGAGAGTCAAACTCTTTTGAGAGGACAGGAAGCAATTGGTTGGCTTCTTCTAATGTATAACGCTTCATCACATCGTTCTCCTTCACCTTCATGTCCGTATTATATCAAATGATAAAAACTTTGCACACAAAAATGACAAGAAGAAAACCTTTTGGTTCCCCAAAAGGTTAAATGGTTAGACACATTTCTTTTTTTGGATTCTTTAAGTCTAAATAGAAGTCTCTTACCGTATCATCTTCAAGAAGCTCAGGAAAATCCCTTCTGTACTCTGAACTAATCAAGATTTGTTCTACAAGATCAACAGATCCTTTTCTTAATAAAAGACGTAACGTTAACCATTTATCCCTTTTTGCTTTTAAGTGAAACTTCGTGATAAAAAGCATGATTCTATCATCACTTGAGAACGTCTTTTCCTTTTCTTTTCGTAAATTAATTTGAGATACCGTTTTCATAGAGAACACCCTCCCTTTAATTTGCGAGCTCTTAATACCATTATTATTCAGTTTTTTCTGAAATATACTTGTCCATATTAGAAATCTAGTTTTTTTATGGACGGGTATTAATAGAAAAGCCAGCATTTGCCTCATCAACCTATATTTGATTAAATAACTTTATAAGCAATTAACTAGGAGCTGTGTTTAATGAAAAAACTTCAAAAAGAAATAGTATTAGGAAATTTCCTCACCATATTAACTGAATCAGATACGTGGAGAATCGGAGGCTTTCCACTTCCAGATGGATCTTTCCACGAATTCAGAGAGCCAGAGGCAGTTGTTATTGTAAGAAATGATGAGTTGTATGTCAGGGTTAACCCCTTCACTAAATCACACCCTTCTGTGCAATTTTTAGATAATGCAAAACACATGTATTATTCGAATGAATCGATTAAAGTGCCTGAAGACGGAACCATCTCCTTTCAATGGAAAATGCGCTCTCGCCCAATCGGTACTCATGCTAACGATTTATACGATGGTTTTGTATCTGTGAATTTATTGGACTTTACAACTGGCGCAGCGCTTGATTTTTTTGCTGGGAACGAACAATTTGCAAGTGTTTATGCAGTACTTCCGTTCCCAGGTGTTTCAGTGCCTGAAACCGACAAAACGAGATACTTTTGTATTTTTAAAGAAGAAAAAGATTTTAACGATAGAGAATGGAACGAATATCGAATTACTTACAACCGTGAAGCAGACGAAGTAACTTTCGCTGTAAACGGATCAATCGTAAGAAATGAAAAAAATGTTCCAATCAAATTTAATGAATTTACAGTTGCTCTTGGACTTATGACCGAAAAAGATTTAGCACCAGAAGGCAGTACTTCTCTTCACGGACAAGGCATCATCGGTGAATGGTCACCTATGAAAGTTACGATTGAAGAATAATACAATAATCGCGTTTTACCTTTATAGGTCTGCATGATGCGGGCCTTTTTTTATTTATTCTAGGAATACTTTGAAAATTCCTTTTTTTGCGACAGTTTTATATAATAAGTATTGAGCAATTAAGAGAGGATGTGGCAAAATGTCACAAATAAACGTGTTACAAATTGAAGAAATAACACTTAATCAGCTACATATGCATTTTGAAAATGGGGAATTAAACTCTTTTGACCTTGTAAAATATTATTTAGATCGAATATCAAGATATGATAAACAAGGTCCACAAATCAACTCTGTTCTTGAAGTTAATCCTGGTGCATTATTCATAGCAAGGAAATTAGACCATGAGCGGCAAAACGGGAAAATACGCGGTCCTTTGCACGGGGTCCCTGTTATCATTAAGGACAATATTGATACTGCTGATCAGATGCATACTAGCGCAGGGTCATTAGCTCTTCAAAACCACTATGCTCAAAAAGATGCGTTTATTGTTCAGAAACTGAGAGAAGCTGGTGCTGTTATTTTAGGGAAAGCCAATATGACCGAATGGGCAAACTTCATGGCCTATAATATGCCAAATGGATATAGCTCGAGAGGCGGACAAGTTCTAAATCCCTACGGCCCAGGCGTACTTGATGTAAGTGGTTCCAGTTCTGGATCTGCTGCGGCTGTTGCATGTAACTTTGCCACTCTTGCAATTGGAACAGAAACATCAGGATCTATATTATGCCCTGCTGGTAATAACAATATTGTTGGAATCAAACCAACTGTCGGTTTGGTATCGAGAACAGGAATCATACCTATCTCGATCAGTCAGGATACAGCAGGCCCAATGGCAAGAACCGTTAAGGATGCAGCAATACTGCTTGAAGTAATAGCAGGCGTAGATTCTCAAGATGCAGCCACCCATATTGCACCTGAGCAATCCTCATATACAGATGGTTTAGAACAATCGTCATTAAATGGAAAAAGGTTTGGAGTAACCTATGAGTTTTGTATTCGTGATCTGAATGAAAAACAAAGGTCTGTGTTTGATGAAGTACTACAATTAATAAAAACGCAAGGCGGAGAAATTATTTATTTAGATCAGATCTCTCCATTAGAAAAAGATGGATCTAACTATACTGTTCTTTTACATGAATTCAAATCAGGTCTTAATCATTATTTAAAGTCTGTCTCCCCTGCAATTGGTATTTCAACCTTATCTGATGTCATTGCGTTAAATAATGAACATAAAGATAACTGCCTTAAGTATAATCAAGAGTTACTAATCGAGAGCAACGAAACAGATGGAACTTTAACTAGTACAGAATATCTTCAATCTAGAATGAACGATTTGGAAAAGACACAGAACAAAGGTATTGATCTCGTGATGAACGAAAATCAACTTGATGCTATTATTAGCCCGAACGATGTTTGGTACGGAATTCCAGCAAAAGCAGGCTACCCTTCTATTTCCGTCCCTTCAGGCTTTGATGAAGCTGGATTGCCTCTAAGTGTCATGTTCACAGGTGTTGCTTTCTCAGAGAAAAAGCTTATTCAGTTGGCATATGCGTTTGAACAAGCTTCACAAAAAAGGATAACTGTTGTATTTAAATAGTTAAAAGTAAAAACCGGGAATAGCACCCGGTTTTTTACGATTATTTGGTTCTTTTCTAAATGACTATTGCTTTAGGCCTTTTTCTCTCCATTTGCAAATGGTTTGAAGCTAGCAAACTAGAACGAAAATCAAATACTGTTAAGAGCAAGATTGTATGTGAAAAACAGCACTATACTCATTCATTCCTGTTTTTAAATAACACGGTGTATTGCAGAAATCGCAAGTTCGATGTCTTCAGCACTTACATCATAGTGTGTTGTAAATCTAATTTGTCCTTCCCCGAATGAGACGGCGAGCAGGCCTTCTTTCTTCAGGTTACTTAAGAATTCTTCATTGGTTTGCAAGGTTTTTTCTGTATTAACAATAACAATGTTCGTATCAGGCCTGTTAACAAGAGTTAACTTATCCATTTCTTCTATGGCATCAGCTAGTTTTAATGCTTTTTCATGATCTTCAGCTAAGCGATCTACCATTTCTGTTATCGAGATGATACCGCTTGCTGCAAGGAAACCTGCTTGTCTCATTCCCCCGCCAAGTCGCTTTCTCCATTTTCTCGCTTTTTGAATGACTTCTTTTTTGCCTGCTAATAAGGAACCGACAGGGGACCCTAAACCTTTCGATAAGCAAATCTGTACTGAATCACAATATTGGGTAAAATCTTTCACATCCCTTTTTGATGCTACCACTGCATTAAAGAGACGTGCTCCATCGATATGAACGGGTATGCCCGCGTTAGAAGCAATATCATATATAGCGCTCATGTTCTCTAAAGAAACAATAGATCCTCCAGAACGGTTGTGTGTGTTCTCAAGACATATTAAAGAAGTATCAGGAAAATGAATATCATCAGAACGAATAGCACTTTTCACTGTGTTAGGGTTCATTTCGCCTTTGATACCTTGAACGACTCTTGGCTGAACACCAGCTAAAGCTGAAGTGGCTCCCCCTTCATAAAAAAAGATATGAGACTCTGCTTCAACGATAATCTCATCGCCTGGCGATGTTTGAGCAAGAACGGCTAATTGATTGCCTTGTGTGCCGCTAGTAACAAATAAAGCATCTTCTTTTCCTGTTATTTCAGCAGTCAATTCTTCTAGTCTATTAATCGTGGGATCTTCACCGTAAACATCATCCCCGACTGATGCATTATAGATGGCTTCTCTCATTTTTTTTGTTGGTTGTGTAAGGGTATCACTTCTAAGGTCAATCATATTACACCTCATTCTAAATTTTTTAAGGCTGTTTCCGAAAACTCTGTTGCATTTTTAGAATAGAGTCTTTAGTAAAGGGGCTTATTAATTACTCCATATAAAGTACTGGCATTCCTTTTAATTACAGAAAAACCCAAATCTTTAAATTTCGTGCTTGTTCGATTATCTTTCATCACTACACGCTGTGAAGATACTCTTAATGCTTCATTAATCGTTTTCTTAGTAAGTTCCCCGTAATCAGCACTGCTTTTTAAACCTTGTATACCTGGAGAAGCGATGGTTGATTCGAACATAGGGTCAAAATAAACAACATCATAGCGATTATCAGGTTGTTTTTTTAGAAACTCGTAATGATTACTCTGTACAACTTCAATTCTTCTCATGGCTGCATTCATCTCTGGCAGTTTTGATTCCCATACTTTAAGGCCGCTGCGAACGACAAATGAAATAGCGGTACTGCTCTCAATCCCCGTTACAGAGCCATTCTCTCCCGTGACTAAACTAGCTACTATAGAGTCAGAAGCTAGTCCTAATGTACAGTCCAATAAAGTCATACCTTCACTTAATTGGCTAGCTTCAATAAAGGCATCTTTTTCTCCTCTAAGTATTTGCTTTACACGGAACATTGAAGAATTAGGATGAAAAAAGAAAGGTGTGCCCCCGTCTTTTGGATGATACGAAATTTTATCGACCCCGATCATGAGTACATCTTTATTGTACTTTTCGGTTAAGGATGATATGGAGAGGCCTTCTCGCTCCACGAATGTCCCTCCTATTGATAGGGCAACTTCTTCTGCTTTATTTTGTAACCGCAATGCATTTTTTCCGGCTGTTGTAACAATCAATGTATTCACCTGTCTGTTTATAAATTAATGTTGTTCTTGCAAACTTCGTTGATTCTGAAAGTGATTGATTTCGCTCCAACTAAATGAACAAGGAAGTAAAATCAAATTCAAAAAAGGCTTCTTATTATTTGCATATATCTTGGAACAAACCTAAAATATGGGAAGATATATGTATGAGGAGGCACCACCATGAAAAAAGGTTTATCGTTTCAAGCCTTAGGCAAATTTACATATCGTTTCCGTGTTCTTATTATAACATTTTGGGTACTGACTACCATTGTATTAGGCTTCTTTGCTGTCAAACTTCCTTCAATATTAAGTGGAAGCGGTTTTGAAATGGATGGCTCTTTTTCTAAAGTAGAGAATATTTTTCAAGAAAAGTTCGAACAGCCTAAGTCTTCTGTGATGCTGGTCTTTGATTCTGAAGAATATAACCCTCAAGATCAAGAATATAAAGATTTTGTACTGAATTCTATTGAGCAAATGGGTGATGTTCAAGACGTAGTTGGCGTTCAAAGTCCCTATGCTGCTCCCGAAAAAACGATAAAAGATAGTGTATCGTTTGCTACCATTCAGTTTGATAAGAGCTTCGGAGATTTAAAGACTTCCATTGAACAAATAAGAGACCGATTGCCTGAAGACAAGGAGATCTCAGTTTCATTAACAGGCGGGCCGGTTATTGCTGAAGATATGAACACTGCAAGTCAACACGACTTAGCAAGAGCAGAAGCCATAGGGATACCTGCAGCACTAGTTATTCTTCTACTGGCGTTCGGCGGTTTAATAGCTGCAGGATTACCGATTATAGTCGGAGTGATCTCTGTTGTAAGCTCCCTTGGTCTTCTTTATTTTTATGGTCAAGAAACAAACGTAAGTATTTTCTTACTAAATGTTGTTCCTATGATCGGTCTAGCATTAGGAATAGATTTTGCCCTGCTTCTTGTAAATCGTTTTCGTGAAGAACTTCATCAAGGAATCGAAAAAGCTACCATAATCTCTGTTCAAACAGCAGGTCGATCCATTGCCTTTTCAGGTCTTTGTGTGTTCTTAGGTCTATCAGGTATGCTGCTGATTAATATCGATATTTTTAAAACAGTTGCAATTGGCGGTATGGTTGTTGTTATTCTATCCGTACTGAATGCCATTACATTTTTGCCAGCAATTTTAGCAGTACTTGGTGACCGTGTTAATGCGTTAAAATTGTTTAAACCGAAAAAAAATGGAAAATCAGTTTGGCATTCATTTGCGGCTTTTGTTATGAAGCGACCCGTTATAATGGCGATTACGGCAGCATGTATTTTAGGGTTATCCGTAACCCCCGTTAAAGATATGAAACTTTCAATTCCGGAAGCTGAGGCCCTTCCTCCAGAATATGAGTCTAGAACTGCCTTTGAAAAATTCGAAAAAACCTTTGGTGAAGATGAATTGTACCCGGTGCTCATCGTGGCGGAATCAAATGATTCATACACTACAAATAAAGAATCTCTGCTTGCGTTAGAAAAATTAGTAAAGAATCTTGAAAATGAAAAAGAAGTAACCAAAACAGAATCTATTTTTAATTATACTAACCAGCTTAATGGTTCAGAGCTTTACGATGTGTTGCAGACAGAACAAGGAAAGCAGCAGTTATCCCCTGCATTAAAGCCGTTTATCAATAAAGAAACAGCAGTAATCAGAGCTTATTTATCAGTAGATGTTACAGGTGATGAAGCCAAGCGATTCGTTAAGAAATGGGAAGATGAACATGATGGACTTTCATTAACTATCGGTGGTGTAACAAAGTTTAATCAAGAGATATTTGATGAAATTATCGAAAAAGCACCATATGGGTTAGCGATTGTACTTATTACTACCCTTTTCATACTAATGATTGCATTCCGTTCTGTATTCATACCGATAAAGGCAATCTTTATGAACATGCTTAGTCTGGCAGCTACCTTTGGAATTCTTGTTTGGATATTCCAAAGCGGCGTGCTGATGGACCCAGTTGAAATTGGATTGATGATACCTGTCTTTACGTTCGGAATCGTATTCGGACTGAGTATGGATTACGAGGTTTTCTTAATCTCTAGAATACAAGAAATCTATGAGGAGAGCGGTGATAATGACCACGCTACATTATCGGGATTAACCTCTACTTCAAAAATCATTACTTCAGCCGCTGCAATTATGATTGTGATAACTGGATCCTTTGCTTTTACCAATGTAATGCCTGTAAAGCAAATAGGTATTGCTATTGCACTCGCTATTTTTATAGATGCAACCATCGTCAGGATGATCTTCGTTCCGTCTTTAATGAAGCTTCTCGGAGACTGGAATTGGTGGATGCCATTTTCAAAGAATAAGAAGAATAAAAACCGCGGCGCCCTTTCCTAATGGGGTGCCGTTTTTTTACACATTCAGAAAGTATAACTTGTTTGCATGAAGATTTTCGCCATAGGCAACAAGTTTAGGTCGATCAGTATGACCGCAACTAAGACAGACGCAAAAGGCTATACGGCAACCAAGTTCTCTATAAACTAATTGTGGGAAATTAAAACGTTATATCCTATAATAAGAAATAGCTAGTCTTATTTTTAGGGGTGTTCATATGACTGAAATTATTATAATTCTTCTTATTTCTTATTTGCTAGGTTCAATCCCCTTTGCCCTGTTAGTAGGAAAACTAGGTTATGGCATTGACATCAGAGAACATGGAAGCGGGAATTTAGGCGGTACAAACACGTTTAGGACTTTAGGAAAGAAAGCGGGTTTTATTGTTTCAGCAGCAGATGTTTTAAAAGGTACATTAGCTGCAAGCTTGCCTGTTTTGCTGGATATTGACCTTCATCCACTTATTGCGGGAATACCAGCTGTAATTGGACATTGTTACCCAGTATTTGCGAAATTTAAAGGCGGTAAAGCGGTAGCAACTTCTGGCGGTGTTTTATTATTTGCAGAACCTCTTTTATTTGTTCTCGTTCTGCTTACCTTCTTTTTAACGCTATACTTAAGTAAATACGTTTCACTTTCATCTATTATGGCTGGTGTCGGTTCAATCGCTTTAAGCCTCTTGCTTTCTGGCGACTCCATTACAACCTACATCTTAATTGGCTTTACACTTTTTCTAATCTTTAGACACAGACAAAACATTGTCAGAATCGCTAAAAAAACAGAACCAAAAGTAAAATGGATTTAAGATCGTTCTTATTATAAGGACGATCTTTTTTTATGCTATTTTAGAGAATTTCGTTGCACGTGTAAGTTGTTGATTTCTTTTTCAAATGCTTTGGTCTCAACGGTGCATGTTAATGTGACGAGAAAAATGTCGCGAAATATGTCGAGGGTTGTAAACTCGTGGATAAACAGCAAAAACTTTTGGATTGACAGCCGAAATTCGTGGATAAACGGCCAAAATTTTTGGATTACGTGCCTAAACTTTTGGAATGCATTAGCTGAATACCTAGCTAGGTATATGTTACGACCAGTTTCGATACTCGAAACTGCACCATTTTCAAATCAAAAGCTACCTTGTTCATAAATTCCAGTCGATCTGTTTTGCTAAGCGGTTTTTCAACTTATTTTCTTTGCTTAATTATCAAATTAATACTAATAAAATTAAAAATAGGCTTTTCTCCTAAAAAAGTACAGGCGATTTCACTAAAAACTCCGCATTTGTCCGTGTCCGTTTAGGTGGTTCGGTCATATGGTGTAATGTGACGTTGACCTAGACTTAAATATTTGGAGGGACTGAAATGGAAAACAAGAAAATGAATATGCCTTATGGTGACAATATGAACATTAATATGAAGCCGGTAGCAAACATGCCGTTGCATGGTGGATATGGTGGAGGCTATGGTTATGGACATGGCTGCGGGTTTCTAATTATTGTTGTTCTATTCATCCTGCTAATCATTATCGGAGCGACAGCGTTCCACGGTAAAGATGACGACTGCGACGAATCTTCATCCTCTTCTCATTAAGTCATTATATTTATAAAAAAAGAAAGAGAGAAGCAAATTATGCTTCTCTCTTTCTTTTTTTAAATAGTCCAATTATACTGAATAAAAAGCCTTAGCAATGCTCGTCATATGCTCCGAGCAAATTCTCAAGAATCTCCTCTGGTGCATGGTTTTCAATGTTATGGCGATGTATAAAGTGAACGACTTTTCCATCCTTTAATACAGCCATTGAAGGAGAAGATGGCGGAATATCACCAAAGAATTCTCTCATTTGAGCCGTAGCTTCTTTATCCTGACCGGCAAACACCGTCACAAATTGATCAGGCTTTACAGAGTGGTTCTGTGATGCAATTGCAACTGGACGAGCTAGACCTGCAGCACATCCACATACAGAATTAATCACAACTAATGCAGTACCTTCTGTTTCCTGCATAAAATAATTAACTTCTTCAGGTGTTTTTAACTCTTCAAAACCAGCGCGCGTTAATTCATCTCTCATAGGTTGAGCCATTTGTTTCATATATTCTTCATAGGCATTCATAATTTATTCCTCCTGAAAACGAATCATTTACATACAATGTTATTATAGCGTAAACAAGCCATCTTTTTAACTATTTCGGCTTATCTCATGAATCTTCTTATTTTCAAGTATGTTTACTTTTTGATAATGAGGTTTGAAACTTTCTTTTATTAATGTATTAGCTACTGAACTTGCTTCAATTGGTTCATATTTTTTAGGGTATACAGATGGTAAAGCTTTATAGAGCTTTTCAGCAAATCTTTCTCCAAGCCTGAACTCATCACGGACCCCTATCAATAAAGAAGGCCTAACAATTGTGAGATGAGGAAGGTTCATTGAGATCAACTGTGACTCCATCTTCCCTTTAACTCTATTATAAAAGAATGTTGATTTGGCATTAGCTCCTAGGGCTGAAATAACTGAAAGATGTTTGATGTTTAATTTTTGAGCAAGTCTGCCTAACTTAACTGGAATATGCAGATCTACTTCTTCAAAAGCACTTTTTGATTTAGCTTTTTTCATCGTCGTACCGATACAGATAAACATTGCATCAGCTTTAATGTTTTCTAAGCGGTATTCAGGTGCTGAAAAATCGAATATGATTTCTTTTATTTTTTCATGTTTTATGTCTGTCGCTTTTCTAACGAGCATAATAATTTCTTGACACATAGGATCATTAAGGAGCTGTTTTACGACTTCCTGACCGACTAAACCACTTGATCCTGCAATAATAACTGTTTCACTATTCATTATTTAATGACCCTTTCTTTTTCTTGAAAGCAAATTTTTAATAATAATTCGGACTGGTAGGTGTATTTGGGTGAAGCATTCTTATTTTATCACTGGTTATCCAGGTTTTATAGCCTCAAAACTTGTAAAGGCTCTGCAAACAGAATATCCATCTTCTTCTTTTTACTTATTAATCTTAAAACAAGAAAGACAAATAGCCGAAAAAAAACTAGAAAATCATCATGAAAATATACAACTTATAGAAGGTGACATTACTAAAGAAAATTTAGGTTTGTCTTATACAGAAATCGAACACCTTGCAAATCATATTACACATTGTGTTCATTTAGCAGCTCTATACGATTTAACCATTCCGTATGATCCTGCTTATTCCTGTAATGTTATCGGAACTAAAAACGTCTTATCCTTTGTAGAGAAATGCAAGGATTTAAAACGATTTTGTTATTACAGCACTGCTTATGTATCAGGTAACGAGCAAGGGGAAATCCTTGAAAATGATTTTAGAAAGCCTCAAAGCTTTCGTAATTTTTACGAACAAACAAAGCATGAAGCAGAAAGTATTGTTAGAGCATCTATGGATAGGATACCAACCACCATCATTAGGCCAGGAATTATTGTAGGTGATTCGATAACAGGTGAAACCATTAAGTTTGACGGTCCTTATTTTATGATGCAGTTTTTAAACCGTTTAGCTCGTCTTCCAATTCCTAATATCGGCAAGTCAACATCGAAAATTCATCTCGTTCCCGTCGATTTTATAATTAAAGCCTCCGTATTCTTAATGCACGACCCTAGAGGTGAATCAAAAACGTACCACATGCTTAGTCCTGATTCACCTTCTATTCAGGAAGCATATTCTTTATTATGCCAAGAGCTTACTGGTAAAAAACCTAGTTGGACGTTATCTAGAATGTTTGCAGAACGATTATTGTCCATATCTATCCTTTCTAAATGGCTAGGCGTACCTTATGAAACGCTCTCTTACTTTTCTCATGATGCGCAATATGATACGACTCAGCTAGTTAGGGACCTGCAAGGAACTGAAATTACTTGTCCTCCATTTAAGGAATATGTTGGCGCTATTGTGCAATATTACAAAAACAACGCAAGTGATTATAACTTGAAAAGGTATTAAAAGGGATGGCAGTCTAAACTGTCATCCCTTACTTTACACTAAATTATTACTGCTGCTGACTACTTCGGCAGCTAATGTATTTTTAAAATGTGATATTGCCCATTCATGTCCCGCCTGACTAAAACTTTGAACAGCATCTTCATGAACTATAATTGAAAAGCCTTTATTGTACGCGTCAACAGCAGTATGTAATACACATATATCTGTACACACTCCTGTAAGGTGCAATTCTTGTATGTTTCTTTCTCGCAATTTTAATTCTAGATTAGTTCCCGCAAAAGCACTATAGCGAGTCTTATCTAACCAGTGAATTTGCTTTGCTAAATCTGCACGGTTTTTTGTATAAACATCATTTAGCTTTCCATACAGCTCCCTGCCTTCAGTGTTTCGAATATTATGTGGAGGGAACAACTTGCTTTCTGGATGATATTGGTCGTTTTCTTCATGTACATCTACTGCAAAAACCACATAATCTTCATTTCTCAAAAACTCTTTTGTAAGTGATACAATTCTCTCTTCAATTATCTGACCAGGCTTTCCGCATGTCAGCTTACCTTCATCGGCTACAAAATCGTTCGTATAATCAATTACAATTAATGCTTTCATTCCATCCTCCATTTAACCAAGTGTTTCAATCTCAACACTGCGTATTCCTTCAATCTTCTTCACATCATCATAAAGGTCTGTAGTATACCTTTTTTCGTAAATGGATGCTGACAATTCCATCTTTTTGTTGTCGTTTTCTAGATCTTTAATTCTCACATTAACGATTTTGACTTTAAGCTCGTTAATCTCTTTCATGACATCACTCATATTTGTGTCAGGATTTACAACTAACTTTAACTTAATATCAATTTGTCTTAATGCTTTCGGACCAATCCATTTCATGATTAAAGGAATAAGCTCTACGCTGATCAATATTAAAAATGCACCAGCTGCTGCTTCTTTATAAAACCCTGCTCCTGCTGCAATTCCTAAACCTGATGCTCCCCATATCATGGCGGCTGTTGTGAG is from Fictibacillus sp. b24 and encodes:
- a CDS encoding rhodanese-related sulfurtransferase, translated to MRVLLYYKYVPIDDPESFKDEHLKFCKDLGLLGRIIVAPEGINGTVSGTYEQTQIYMDHLKADPRFEDIVFKIDDIEQHAFKKMFVRHKQELVTWRFEEDVDPNQLSGKRLSPREFYEALQDEDVIVIDGRNDYEYEIGHFRGAIRPDVKASRDFPKWVRENISQFKDKKVLTYCTGGIRCEKFSGFLLQEGFQDVSQLEGGIVTYGKDDEVQGKLWDGKLYVFDERISVPVNRTDEDVVIATCYYCGKTEDRYVNCANPECNKQHVCCTECEVKHKRSCTKECLEHPRNRYETERKEQQTV
- a CDS encoding DUF2203 domain-containing protein — encoded protein: MKRYTLEEANQLLPVLSKEFDSLHNLQREFDLWYESFQQVEPQLNAEEKAAWEKRIQFMELEAEMFISNILSHGVWFEDAFSSTLHFPAILNGKKGVFKWHPEEPVITIYESSEDSRHLVN
- a CDS encoding DUF6081 family protein, which encodes MKKLQKEIVLGNFLTILTESDTWRIGGFPLPDGSFHEFREPEAVVIVRNDELYVRVNPFTKSHPSVQFLDNAKHMYYSNESIKVPEDGTISFQWKMRSRPIGTHANDLYDGFVSVNLLDFTTGAALDFFAGNEQFASVYAVLPFPGVSVPETDKTRYFCIFKEEKDFNDREWNEYRITYNREADEVTFAVNGSIVRNEKNVPIKFNEFTVALGLMTEKDLAPEGSTSLHGQGIIGEWSPMKVTIEE
- a CDS encoding amidase family protein produces the protein MSQINVLQIEEITLNQLHMHFENGELNSFDLVKYYLDRISRYDKQGPQINSVLEVNPGALFIARKLDHERQNGKIRGPLHGVPVIIKDNIDTADQMHTSAGSLALQNHYAQKDAFIVQKLREAGAVILGKANMTEWANFMAYNMPNGYSSRGGQVLNPYGPGVLDVSGSSSGSAAAVACNFATLAIGTETSGSILCPAGNNNIVGIKPTVGLVSRTGIIPISISQDTAGPMARTVKDAAILLEVIAGVDSQDAATHIAPEQSSYTDGLEQSSLNGKRFGVTYEFCIRDLNEKQRSVFDEVLQLIKTQGGEIIYLDQISPLEKDGSNYTVLLHEFKSGLNHYLKSVSPAIGISTLSDVIALNNEHKDNCLKYNQELLIESNETDGTLTSTEYLQSRMNDLEKTQNKGIDLVMNENQLDAIISPNDVWYGIPAKAGYPSISVPSGFDEAGLPLSVMFTGVAFSEKKLIQLAYAFEQASQKRITVVFK
- the ltaE gene encoding low-specificity L-threonine aldolase, which codes for MIDLRSDTLTQPTKKMREAIYNASVGDDVYGEDPTINRLEELTAEITGKEDALFVTSGTQGNQLAVLAQTSPGDEIIVEAESHIFFYEGGATSALAGVQPRVVQGIKGEMNPNTVKSAIRSDDIHFPDTSLICLENTHNRSGGSIVSLENMSAIYDIASNAGIPVHIDGARLFNAVVASKRDVKDFTQYCDSVQICLSKGLGSPVGSLLAGKKEVIQKARKWRKRLGGGMRQAGFLAASGIISITEMVDRLAEDHEKALKLADAIEEMDKLTLVNRPDTNIVIVNTEKTLQTNEEFLSNLKKEGLLAVSFGEGQIRFTTHYDVSAEDIELAISAIHRVI
- a CDS encoding class I SAM-dependent methyltransferase → MEREGLSISSLTEKYNKDVLMIGVDKISYHPKDGGTPFFFHPNSSMFRVKQILRGEKDAFIEASQLSEGMTLLDCTLGLASDSIVASLVTGENGSVTGIESSTAISFVVRSGLKVWESKLPEMNAAMRRIEVVQSNHYEFLKKQPDNRYDVVYFDPMFESTIASPGIQGLKSSADYGELTKKTINEALRVSSQRVVMKDNRTSTKFKDLGFSVIKRNASTLYGVINKPLY